The Brachyhypopomus gauderio isolate BG-103 chromosome 7, BGAUD_0.2, whole genome shotgun sequence genome has a window encoding:
- the LOC143518761 gene encoding serine/threonine-protein kinase pim-2-like isoform X1, with product MSFYPWRTDQTRPGQEQNHFIDTPAERKGSRSCKLSAKRGREEEPLRRSRKRKGAAPQDLAPHPMETRAKKKKREKREEECTVSFKSRYTVGDLLGTGGYGSVYAGVRKADGKQIAIKFVPKHHTERSITVPGETRSLPLEVALMEMVCKPPRCQHIVELLEWFDCDCCFILILERPVPCMDLFDFLDLHERQLPEPLARLIMRQVVQAVLHCRDRGVLHRDVKEENLLVNTDTLDVKLIDFGCGDLLKTGPYTRFGGTKVYRPPEWLIDRKYEGSHATIWSLGVLLYSIICGDEPFEKEEDIVEAHLCFKGNPSRDSVLWAADGSSNGVPNTLAPLMMPCWLCQGWLGCHTFYRHKRHRVSPSAFPCECFSPPYSLSLVSLYLLLLLIRVSTSCATSGPSQVFLQSYLFLSVTLLFWEGFCFAAAFACCRSLPLASLVLFYACFPQFFPRSFSCLCYFPPVYMV from the exons atgagtttttacccctGGAGGACTGACCAGACAAGGCCTGGgcaggaacagaaccacttcatagacacaccag CTGAGCGCAAGGGGAGCAGAAGCTGCAAGTTGTCTGCAAAGCGAGGGCGTGAAGAGGAACCTCTGAGGCGGAGTAGGAAGAGGAAAGGGGCTGCTCCTCAAGACTTGGCACCCCACCCCATGGAGACGCGggcaaagaagaagaagagagagaagagagaggaggagtgcacag tgAGCTTCAAGTCACGCTACACTGTGGGAGATCTCCTGGGCACAGGAGGATACGGCTCAGTGTATGCAGGAGTCCGCAAGGCTGATGGAAAACAG ATCGCCATTAAATTTGTGCCAAAGCATCACACAGAGCGGTCCATCACTGTT CCTGGCGAAACTCGCAGTCTCCCCCTAGAGGTGGCTTTAATGGAGATGGTGTGCAAGCCACCTCGTTGTCAGCATATTGTGGAGCTGCTAGAATGGTTTGATTGCGACTGTTGCTTCATCTTGATTCTGGAGCGACCCGTCCCCTGCATGGACCTCTTTGATTTCTTGGACTTGCACGAACGCCAACTGCCTGAGCCACTGGCACGATTGATCATGCGTCAGGTGGTTCAGGCTGTCCTTCACTGCCGTGACCGTGGAGTTCTGCATAGAGACGTCAAGGAAGAGAACCTTCTGGTCAACACAGACACCCTTGACGTCAAGTTGATCGACTTTGGTTGTGGCGATCTGCTTAAGACCGGACCCTACACGCGATTTGGAG GCACCAAGGTATACCGCCCACCTGAATGGCTGATTGACAGGAAGTATGAGGGCAGTCATGCCACCATCTGGAGTCTGGGTGTGCTCCTCTACAGCATTATCTGTGGAGATGAGCCCTTTGAGAAGGAGGAGGACATTGTTGAAGCACACCTGTGCTTCAAGGGAAACCCATCCAGAG ATTCAGTTTTGTGGGCAGCAGATGGAAGCAGTAATGGTGTACCAAACACACTAGCTCCCCTAATGATGCCTTGCTggctgtgtcagggctggcttggATGCCACACCTTCTACCGCCATAAGAGGCAccgagtcagtcctagtgcGTTCCCGTGTGAATGTTTCTCGCCACcttactctctttctcttgtctctctctaccttttacttttacttattcgagtatctacctcctgcgccacttctggcccatctcaagttttcctccagtcttatctcttcctgtcagttactcttttattttgggaagggttttgttttgctgcGGCATTCGCCTGTTGCCGGTCacttcccctggcatccttGGTTTTGTTTTACGCATGTTTTCCGCAGTTTTTTCCGCGTTCTTTcagttgcctttgttatttcCCTCCCGTCTATATGGTTTAG
- the LOC143518761 gene encoding serine/threonine-protein kinase pim-2-like isoform X2 codes for MSFYPWRTDQTRPGQEQNHFIDTPAERKGSRSCKLSAKRGREEEPLRRSRKRKGAAPQDLAPHPMETRAKKKKREKREEECTVSFKSRYTVGDLLGTGGYGSVYAGVRKADGKQIAIKFVPKHHTERSITVPGETRSLPLEVALMEMVCKPPRCQHIVELLEWFDCDCCFILILERPVPCMDLFDFLDLHERQLPEPLARLIMRQVVQAVLHCRDRGVLHRDVKEENLLVNTDTLDVKLIDFGCGDLLKTGPYTRFGGTKVYRPPEWLIDRKYEGSHATIWSLGVLLYSIICGDEPFEKEEDIVEAHLCFKGNPSRECRHLITWCLQKDPEKRPVLEDVLAHQWFLEGLQN; via the exons atgagtttttacccctGGAGGACTGACCAGACAAGGCCTGGgcaggaacagaaccacttcatagacacaccag CTGAGCGCAAGGGGAGCAGAAGCTGCAAGTTGTCTGCAAAGCGAGGGCGTGAAGAGGAACCTCTGAGGCGGAGTAGGAAGAGGAAAGGGGCTGCTCCTCAAGACTTGGCACCCCACCCCATGGAGACGCGggcaaagaagaagaagagagagaagagagaggaggagtgcacag tgAGCTTCAAGTCACGCTACACTGTGGGAGATCTCCTGGGCACAGGAGGATACGGCTCAGTGTATGCAGGAGTCCGCAAGGCTGATGGAAAACAG ATCGCCATTAAATTTGTGCCAAAGCATCACACAGAGCGGTCCATCACTGTT CCTGGCGAAACTCGCAGTCTCCCCCTAGAGGTGGCTTTAATGGAGATGGTGTGCAAGCCACCTCGTTGTCAGCATATTGTGGAGCTGCTAGAATGGTTTGATTGCGACTGTTGCTTCATCTTGATTCTGGAGCGACCCGTCCCCTGCATGGACCTCTTTGATTTCTTGGACTTGCACGAACGCCAACTGCCTGAGCCACTGGCACGATTGATCATGCGTCAGGTGGTTCAGGCTGTCCTTCACTGCCGTGACCGTGGAGTTCTGCATAGAGACGTCAAGGAAGAGAACCTTCTGGTCAACACAGACACCCTTGACGTCAAGTTGATCGACTTTGGTTGTGGCGATCTGCTTAAGACCGGACCCTACACGCGATTTGGAG GCACCAAGGTATACCGCCCACCTGAATGGCTGATTGACAGGAAGTATGAGGGCAGTCATGCCACCATCTGGAGTCTGGGTGTGCTCCTCTACAGCATTATCTGTGGAGATGAGCCCTTTGAGAAGGAGGAGGACATTGTTGAAGCACACCTGTGCTTCAAGGGAAACCCATCCAGAG agtgccGCCATCTGATAACATGGTGTCTGCAAAAAGACCCTGAAAAACGTCCTGTGCTCGAGGATGTTCTTGCACACCAGTGGTTTTTGGAAGGACTTCAGAACTAA
- the LOC143518764 gene encoding cystatin-B-like isoform X2, with product MDVTCGGLGPVEKATAEVQKFCDEVKHEAEKKAGENFAIFGAKLFRPQVHVGGQNYVHLRVFQSLPCDGHTVQLTAIQTNKTLDDPITYF from the exons ATGGACGTGACGTGCGGAGGACTAGGCCCGGTGGAGAAAGCCACAGCAGAGGTCCAGAAATTCTGTGATGAG GTGAAGCATGAGGCTGAGAAGAAGGCTGGGGAGAACTTTGCCATATTTGGTGCCAAGTTATTCAGACCCCAG GTGCACGTGGGGGGTCAAAACTATGTTCACCTGAGAGTGTTTCAGTCTCTGCCTTGTGATGGACATACAGTACAACTGACTGCAATACAGACCAACAAGACCTTAGACGACCCCATCACCTACTtctga
- the LOC143518764 gene encoding cystatin-B-like isoform X1, with translation MDVTCGGLGPVEKATAEVQKFCDEVKHEAEKKAGENFAIFGAKLFRPQVVAGINYFIKVHVGGQNYVHLRVFQSLPCDGHTVQLTAIQTNKTLDDPITYF, from the exons ATGGACGTGACGTGCGGAGGACTAGGCCCGGTGGAGAAAGCCACAGCAGAGGTCCAGAAATTCTGTGATGAG GTGAAGCATGAGGCTGAGAAGAAGGCTGGGGAGAACTTTGCCATATTTGGTGCCAAGTTATTCAGACCCCAGGTCGTGGCAGGAATCAACTACTTCATCAAG GTGCACGTGGGGGGTCAAAACTATGTTCACCTGAGAGTGTTTCAGTCTCTGCCTTGTGATGGACATACAGTACAACTGACTGCAATACAGACCAACAAGACCTTAGACGACCCCATCACCTACTtctga
- the LOC143518763 gene encoding cystatin-B-like: MEPLCGGLGNVQDATTEIQKLCDEVKHEAEKKAGHKFRVFVAKSFATQTVAGTNYFIKVDVGDHAFVHLKVFKGLPCNAHQIQLSGIQIKKTSNDPIICF; this comes from the exons ATGGAACCACTGTGCGGAGGACTAGGCAACGTGCAAGACGCCACAACAGAGATCCAGAAACTCTGTGATGAG GTGAAGCATGAGGCTGAGAAGAAGGCTGGGCACAAATTTCGCGTGTTTGTTGCCAAGTCATTCGCCACACAAACTGTAGCAGGAACCAACTACTTCATCAAG GTGGATGTTGGGGATCATGCTTTCGTTCACCTGAAAGTGTTTAAGGGTCTGCCATGTAATGCACATCAAATACAGCTGAGTGGAATACAGATCAAAAAGACCTCAAACGACCCCATCATCTGcttctga